The genomic window caatgttcaagtgtcaatcaatttctatccaacaaacaaggtcggatttaccaatagACTGAgctacgcacaacctttgatatttcaattatataaaatataatgcggaaaataaataacacaaacactagacattttgttaacgaggaaactgaaaatgcagaaaaacccccggacctagtccagattgaacaccacactctattaagcctctacatacattagcctactacaagttaacttcggactggtatgtagttgatccctaacaagtctcacaccgattaaggtacaatcgcgttccttacgcctctgaatcccagcaagactctacgcacttgattcccttagttgatctcacttacaactaagagttgctacgacccaaagtcgaagacttataaacaaatctgtttcccaGATATAAGTCTatttgatagataaatatgtctcccaaagaAGTACTTATGAATTTTtccttccgtcttttgataaatcaagttgaacaaaaaccaattggtaatctggtcttatattcccgaagaacaacctaaaaatatcaatcacctgacAATAACTTGACTATATGGTAATAGAATAAATTATTATGGAAtcataaagaatgagacgaagggctttgtgattactttttatatcttacctatcagagacagatctcgagaaaatattagagaagataatactcaacacgatagaacaagtaagatcagaatattcaactacaaagaaaatagttggatatggcttcagaatcccaatgaagtcttcaattcgttaacctataatggtattggaaaaacctaggttaaaggagaatcgactttagtcgcaactagtaaaatcacagaagtgtggggattagattttccagttgctagagctctcccttatatagtctttcaaatcagggtttgctttcaatcaaagctaagatagcttagtaacaaagcatttaatattcatcgttagatggtcatagcttgttacacacaaatgaaacataccttcatttagatatgggtaaccgtacccaaatgtgtatatggagttggctcaataatagttaaccgaagttagctatatgaacacttttgtcttaaccacattcatctaacacatctagatcaactatgatgatcaataaaacatgaaatataatcaaatgaatataattgtgtttcTCATAGATTTGTTCAGttattcactatctcatagaaatatatatgaaccaattgaaacaaaatcagattgattcgtaatcgtacaaagtacttatacaagaatcaattcatgaacattaagccatggtttgctaAGATTATTGCAtgccttaatttataaatgtatttgttcgtgAGTATGAAAagcatacttaaccgattttagaactctaatcactaagtttgcaaactggtacgcagaCTATAACTACAGACTTTGGTCtttgtccagccgtttgcaaacgTGTATGCAAACAggcgtcccggacctaactcaggtagaaccgtttgcatactagtatgcaaacttggttcccggaccttttagttaaaaccgttcgcatactggtatgcaaactaagTTCCCAGACCTTAATCATACCAAAATAGTTtgatactaggtacgcatactgtgatgtatACAGACAAAGgttttttgttctaaactctcatttcaattattgaaacatcttagaagacgaaaatggttgtctcacacaaaccattagcttataagcaattttcaagtgatcgaatgatcaataggaaactttccaagtcgacataaaatgtttgtctcacacaaatcatgtagggcgtttcaaggaaattttcacatgatcatcttttgacttattatttagttccaacaaataaattgtttccaactaaactggtcaagaataatgatgaacgtagagaAAGCAAATAtattccaacacatatttagagaaatagacaagcgagttaaactcaactcgaaatgtcaaatgtgtataatataaaagtatatatatttatacgacttaatctcattaggagataaaatagaataaacttctgagtgatagataaatttcagtctccacataccttttgttgatgaaattcctccaagatctccttagtagatattcgtcttcattcgatgaacgccgtgaaatctaaatCTCAACTAGACATTCTAACCTAATCAGAGAcacaactataagtagactagaaatcaagactatagttttgatcacctaaacttgacaaacaagcttgagataacaactcttgcgagttcgaccgagcaatggtctaacatCCTCGATTATAATTCACCACATAAGTATTAAACCGGTGGATTCAAAAAAATTGAGACGAGgaaaactttgcgatttctatctatctcattcgagtgagcagctcaacaatcaaacaagatcatgatacactAACTATCAAGAAAAAAGATAGTTTGACCTGGCTTTACGAATTTTTAAGTGAAGTCTTTTTTAGTCGCTataccctaaaagggttttaggaagaggacaactttagtttacaactaggacacacaaagataATGTCAGGGATTGAaggatcccagttgcttgaggttccccttaaatatactttcaaagtataggttgctttaggtttagctAAGATATCTTTGTAACCAGTTAaaaaatatccactgttagataaaTCTTTGAAATGTAAttaacatatcaagatatacattCTGATTAGGATGAagcataaccgaaccgtgtacaaagtcattgttcatggacggttagccgaaactagccgattggactataagcttaatcattttcataaaaagTTAAGACTTTTAAGCTTCAATCaaaaccataggttataatgtgatcaatcatgtctatatagtgcTTTTAGAGATTTATTAAAATGCTAATTTTCTCACAGAAATAATtgtatgtgcatctgaaaatattcgatagGGCAAGTACGAGTACTCTATATTTTTCGTGACTATTtttttcatggtacatgtaccgggtatgtgtactcttaagaaaaaaaagaagaagtttcggATCTTACATAATTTTTCTGGGTTTGTGTACCGGTTATGGATACCACAcaggtttcaaaaccaacagttttTTTTTCATATGCATACTAGTTATGTGTACCAATCCAGGTTCACGAGCTCATaaactttttgtggtatggataccgggcaTGCTTACCAATAAGTCACTGTCGATATATAGCAACGCCGGTACgtatactgggtacatgtactatggCTCCGGATCTATAACAGTTTTCCCGGTtcgtgaaactggtatgcataccatccTGTATCCATATTTtcagtagttttatatttctctctaaatcaactcgaaatattcccaaaataaatTAATGACACTGATCagtgttccaggatattttcgaatgataatattgaatcacgatttatattaagaacaataaattgttcttttaccgaaattcatcaagttggaacaaatgttcattaagcttagtcatatatatttagagaactaattaccaagataaacttgactccaaattcttgatatgcttgtaatagtctaattagtcatacgacatcgtctcatagatataaagatgaatataacttgataaataagtggttcagtcttcacttacctttttttttgaagaagttctccaaaagcttcggttgatcttcgacttcaaacggtagaacgcagtgatgtccgattctcaactacacatctATCCTAATTCAATACTTGACTAAttgtagagtagaaatcaagatatagttttgatcaactaaatttgacaacaagcttagtatatcaacacttgtgagttcgactgagcaatataTGTTCTAACACCGATGACCACTTGTTCATTCACTACAAAGAAACCGCTAGTGTATGGAACTATTTCTTGGAGAGTTTAGATATGAAATGGACCTTTCAGCAGGCGTAGATCAACCATTTGGGAGTGAAAAAATAAGGAAGGTAGGAATATGGTCAAGAGGATTTGGGGTATGATTTTGTTTACCATTTGATGGACAATATGGGAAGAAAGGAATAACAGGATGTATTCCAACAAGAAAAGACATGTTAAGCAGTTGATTGTGTATGTTAAATGCACGATGTTTTGTTGGGCTTTGTCTACCATTTTTTTTGATTGTTATCCGCTTTTTTCTCTTATATGTAACTAGAATGCTGTCATTGGTACGAGTTAGCTTTGTtagcttaattttttttttttaggtgagACTCCAGTTTTAATCTAATTTTTCCCTTTTCCGGAAAAAATAAATACCTGTGATATGAGTTCGAAGTTTTgccaacaccaaattctttaccgatcgaGAAACCTCTTTGAATGAATGTTGAATTGGGCCTGGGTATGTCCAATAACCCCGAAGACAGACCATAAGATTTCTTGGCCCGTTAGAGTTTCTTGGTTTAAGAGAAGAAAATCAATTCAGTATATGAACTATGAAGTGTCTTTGAAAGTGTGAGGAAAAAATCAATATGAACTTACTTAATCACTTGGATGAAATTCCAGTGAGAATTTTGATGAACAATGTCGAAGATTTCATGTTCCATCAACAAGCAGTTGATAAAAAccattctctcttcttcttctgtaaCAAAACCCCCATTAAAAACCTCTAATTTTCTAACCCCAACATCCAAATAGAATTTCTTGTCCAATTCGTTTTCGCATGCTCGAGCTATTAGTTTAACCTTCAATCGAACCCTCGTAGCTTTTGCTCTATTTCATCGCCTCACAGGGAAATCGAGGTTATCCAGAAAATCCCTTCATCTTCAGAGGAGGCCAATGAAGTATCAATTCCAGTGAGAGCTTATTTCATGTTCAAttcaacagtttttttttttttttttttcaccaaTTCCAAATTGCTTCTGTTTTATTTGTTTGAGTGGTTTGCACTTCGCAGGATTGATTTGAAAGGATTAATGGCTGAGATTCAAGGCAATTTAATCCTACACGCATCTGGAATGAACAATTATGGTGTTCTTAAGTTGGCAATGCGACTTCTGAAACTCCTTCTCTAGTGAGTTCATATTAATGACATATGGTTTCACTTGTTATCGCCATCTTGTAGTTTTTGCTAATTTGAATACGTAATGTGGCTCTTTTGCTACCGTAAAAGAACCTCAAAGGAAACCAGCTTGACTTGTTTAATTTGGTATTATAAGCTTaattgtgcatttcaggattcaGAGGCTACGTAGAGTGATAGTAGTCACTCTTACATGGTGGCTTTTCCATATGGATCCACTGTAACGTTTAATATGTTTGACGACGAAGTTGATGGGTATTTGGAGATTATCAAAAGACATGCTTCAGGGTTACTGGAAACGAGCAAGGATGAGGGGTCTTTCCAGAATTACCACATCGGTAAGATATAAATAAATCCCAAGTCCTACCAAGTTCATATTTTACTAGGGGAAACCTTTGCCTGTTAGCACGGGTCGTTAAATGGGAAGTGATTaatctcaaacatcaattggaaACACTATGAAACTGTTGATTATTATATAGGTTTTATGCTCCTTTGTTTTTCTTAAATTTGGCAAAGTTAGGTTACCTAGGAGTAGAAAATAAATTCAGTGATTGCAAATGCATAAACAATGGCGTGTTTTCCATTACCTTACTGTTTGGAGTCAAAATTTGATGCATGACTTAGAAGGTGGAACTATGGTTTATCCACACACTCAAATGTCAACATCCTTGTCATTAGATTTTCATCAAGGTTTTGGTAAATGTTGTTCTTTTAGGCTTCTGGTATAGCAAGGCTGTGTCTCTTGGTATTTATCCTTCGCCAATGTGTCCTTAAAATACCGATTGCAAATAAATTTTGGTTCTTTAGTTGCTTTCCTTCTCTCATTGTTATTTTTCAGAAACTTGATGCTAAATGTTTTGAAGCTGCAGAGTATGAAGTGAGAGAAAATTCGAATCTAGCCATGTGGATGCAAGGTGGCCAAGGTTAGGTGATGTCGCAGCATTTGGAAACAGATGGGATTCTTCTTGGTCAAAGTATAGCTCAAGGTACCTCTttaaatttccttttcttttcaggATAATTTTTCTTACCActcaggttttggttttaaggcTGATGGAGTAATTGCagcatgtaaaaaaaaaattactctaTAATGATTCGAAAtttaggatttttagattttaaaacgatattaatagtaattaaaatattttttatccTATAACGATTAGAAAATTTAGGGAAACCTGATTTTTAGCTGGTATATTCAGTAACCCGAAAACACACCCGTTAGAGTTTCTTATGTGGCAAGCAAGGGTTTAAGAGAGAAAATCAATATGAAGCGTCTCCAAAAGGTTTAAGAAAGAAATCAATATAAACTTAATCACTTTGAAACTACAGAGAGAGTTTAATGAACAATGTCCattctctcatcttcttctcttgtCAGTATAACAAAACCCCCGTCAAAAACCTCTAATTTTCTAACCCCAGCTCCTAATTTCTCCATAAACCTAACACCGGAACAGAATTGCTTGTTTTCTCACACTAGAGCTACTAATTTAAGCTTCAATTCAAACCACCCTCGTATTGTTTGCTCTAGTTCTTCGCCTCCCAGTGCAGATGGAAATAGATTGGGAAAAGTTGGGTATGCTGATGTTGGTGGATTGAGTAAGCAGATGGCTCAGATCAGAGAGGTGGTGGAGCTCCCACTTAAGCATCCACAGTTTTTCGAATCAATTGGTGTTAAGCCACCAAAAGGGATTTTACTCTATGGACCTCCTGGAACCGGTAAAACATCGATTGCCAGAGCTGTTGCAAACGAAACCGGTGCCTTCTTTTCTAGTATTAATGGGCCAGAAATTATTTTCAGTAAAATTGGGGAGAGTGAAGAACTCCTTAGGAAAGCATTTGCACAGGCCGGGAAAAATGCACCATCCATAATTTTTATCGATGAGATAGATTCAATTGCTCCAAAAAGAGAGAATACAGTTAAGGGTGACCAACTTGTTCCTCAGCTGCTGACACTTATGGATGGATTAAATTCTCATGCCCATGTAATAGTTATAGGGGCAACAAATAAGCCAAATAGCATTGATCCGGCTTTGAGGAGGTATGGGAGGTTTGATAGGGAAATCTATATTGGTGTACCTGATCAAGTTGGACGTCTTGAGATTCTTCGGATCCATACAAAGAACATGAAGCTTGCTAAAGATGTAAGCCGGCAGATACTTAAGCCTTCAGTACTCTTTTTTTATAATATATTCATTCGTCTTTTCATCTCTTTTATCATACCGTGTTATATTTTTCACTTTCAGGTCGAACTAGAAAGGATCTCAAAGGATACTCATGGGTTCGTTGGTGCTGATCTTGCAGCTCTGTGTACCGAAGCTGCATTTCAATGCATTAGAGAAAAGATTGATGTGATTAACTTGAAAGGTAAAAACATTGATGCTAAATTACTCAACTCCATGTTGATCACGAATGAGCACTTCCgtacttctttaagaacaataaaTCCTTCTGCTTTGCGTGAAACAACTGTTGAAGTATCCAACGTCAGCTGGAAGGACATTGGTGGCCTTGACACTGTTAAGAGGGAGCTTCAAGAGACTGTTCGATACCCTGTGGAACATCCCGAAATGTTCGAGAAGTTTGGCATGTCGCCTTCGAAGGGAGTTTTGTTCTATGGTCCTCCTGGTTGTGGGAAAACACTTCTGGCAAAGGCCATTGCAAACGAGTGCCAAGCTAATTTCATCAGCATCAAGGGCCCTGAGTTGCTGGCAAAGTGGTTCGGAGAGAGTGAAGCTAATGTTAGAGGAATTTTTGACAAGGCCAGACAATCTGCACCATGTGTCATCTTCTTCGACGAACTTGACTCTATAGCAACTCAGAGGGGAAGCGTCGGAAGTGCGGGAGGTGTTGCCAGTGCCGCTGATAGAGTTTTAAACCAGCTTCTAACTGAAATGGATGGATTTAATCCAAAGAAGACCGTGTTTATAATTGGTGCTACAAACAGGCCAGACGTAATTGACCCTGCATTGCTGAGACCAGGTCGTCTTGATCAGTTAGTCTACATTCCATTGCCAGATGAAGCTTCTCGGCTTCAGATCTTCAAGGCCTGCCTTAGGAAATCACCTGTATCCAAACATGTAGATTTACAAGTCCTTGCAAAGCACACTGAAGGCTTTAGTGGAGCTGATATTACAGAAATATGTCAGCGTGCCTGCAAGTATGCCATCAGAGAAAACATTGAGAAGGTATAATCCCTCATTCTACTTCGTTTTTTTTATTACATCTTCTTTCCTCTATACCTTGATCAACTTTTTACTTATAAGTTGGATGTTCAACCTTGCTATTTAGACCGCCCCTGGAGCCAGCCCAAACAGCCAGCTGCCCGCGTGGGCGTCCAGGTGGCGCAAGTTTTTGACTTTTGGACTGGTAACAGAATTATTTATTTAGAAAGAACCaaatttttactttctttttgttttctcttattcatAGAGCCAAACGCATCAATGTTTTGGTCGTGTATTCTTTCAGGATATtgagagagaaaagaagagaaatgACAACTCAAAGTCCATGGAAGAGGACTGGGTTCAGGATGAAGTCCCTGAAGTAACAACAACTCACTTTGAGGAGTCGATGAAGTACGCTAGGAGGAGTGTGAGTGATGAAGACATACACAAGTACCAGGCTTTTTCACAGACCATGCAGCAGTCCAGGGGGTTCGAAAGTGAGTTTAGGTTTGCTAATAGTACATCGCCTTAAGCAGCAGCGGAAGCAGACACCACTGGTGCTGACAATGAAGCAGACACCACTGGTGCTGACCCATCTATACACGTCCAGTTAGTTCTCTAGGTCAGTCATTATTATAGTAATAGTTTATGTTTAGTGAATTAGGATGTTAATATCGTAGATTCCCAATCTCCCAAAGCTAAATACCAAAACCCCTTCTGCGAATTCAATGTCTGCTTCTTTTCATATTATCGATCtgcattttcttctcttcttatttTACTTTTCTTGAAGTCTCACAAATTTGCTTTACAATCATAATCTGTCATATATTAGACTACTACTGTACAACCAATAACCTGAATGAGGATGACGATACATGTGACATAGGAATCACTGGTCCAGACGGTTTTTCAATGGAGTTTTTTTTAAAGCTGCTTGGGAAATCATTAAGATGATCTTATGTTGGTAGTTAAGGAATTTGAAACAATCCGCACGTTGGATTGGAGGTTAAACTGTATTAACTTAACCTTGATTCCTAAATGTGATGGTGTTGTTTCCCTTGATAATTTCAGGTTAGTATGGTTGATAAAAGATGTTTATAAAATCATTTCCAAGTGCCTTGGAGAGAGGCTTAAGTTAGTTCCATTGTCAATTATTTCTGATTTTCAAGGAACTTTAGTTCACGGAAGGCAAACAAATGATGGGTTTTAATTGCGGTCGGACTAATTGACTCAAGAAAAGAAAAGGTAAGTCTGGTATTCTTTATAAAGTGGACTTCAAGAAAACATTCGATAATATAAACTGAACTGCTTACGCTTACATCTCGCTAGGTTTGTGGTGGTGTTGAATGGTAAAGCAACGGATTTATTCATAAAGTCAGAAAGGGATTGACAAGGAGATCCATATCCCCATTTTTATACATATTAATTGCTGAAATTTTATTTCTAAAATCTGCAGATTCAGGTCTTATCAGTGGGTTCAAGGTTGCACATAATGGGACTACCATAAATCACCACCAGTTAGCGGATGATCTTTTGGTTTTTTAGGAGCGTTGTTACTGGTATTAGTCATGATCATAATGGGGCTGCCTGTGCTCCTGACTGTGGATGCAACTTAGTGGAGCTACCTAtcaactactccctccgttcttttttaataggccagttttaataaataaaagtttcaaaaaaataggccagtttcataattgggaaagtcaaatgttattttaattttttgggaccacttttctcttaacttcttttgatgacaagtgtcatgtggaccacttcactttacttcttttgctaacaagtgtcatggggaccatttcacttcacttcttttattgacaagtgtcatgaggaccactttcaatgattaattctcttaatttccttaaatttcgctaaaaacaaaactggcctattaaaaaagaacggaaggAGTATTTGGGTAGTAAATTCAAAGCCAAAGTTGTTTGGAATATTATAGTTCAAAGGATCCAACAAAATTAAACTCTCTACTTGGAAGAGAAATTATCTCTCCAAAGGTGGAAGGCTTATCATGACATGTTAGCAAGCCTACCCATTTATTATTTGGAGATGTTTCAAATTTCTATCCCGATGGTtaaggaaattgagaagatgACGAGGAATTTTTTATGGGGTTCTTCAACTTCTGTAAAAAAGAGAAGTTTGGTGGAATGGTCGAAGGAAATATTACCAAAGTGCAGAGGGGGCATTGGTATTAAGAAGTTTAAACTGGTCAATCATACTCTTCATTGCAAATGGATATGAAGATATGGAAACGAGAAGAGAGCTTTATGGAGACAAATAGTTCACCAAAAATTTAGAGGTAATCCCGATTCTTTTTCCCCCTAATATTTTCTCTAAGTCTACTGGTTCTAGCTTATTGGCGGGAATCCTAAAAGCAAGTGACCATGTCAAGCAGCATATATACAACGCTAATTTTTAAGACTAATGAGAGTATGTTGTCTTGGAAAGACAAGTGGATAGGTCCATGTGTTATAGATTTCCTTCCATGCTCTTTTCAATCTGTCAAGAACGAAAGATGCAACTTTATTGCAAGTAACAAATGTAAATGTTTCTCGGGTCCTGGATTTTAAAATAAATCTGAATGAGGCATAGGTGGGGGAAGTAGCTCAATTACTGCAGCTCATTGGTGAACCTATGAGTCACTTTTCTAATGGAAATGATCAAATTCAATGGAGTGCAGGTAATTGCTTCTTTATAGCTAGTTGTTACTCTACTTTAGACATTGATGGGTATTTGTACTTTCCGCACAAGAAAGTCTGAAACCCTAATATTCTCATGAAAATTTGTTTCTTAGTCTGAAGACTTTGTTATAAAGGGGATCCTACCTTGGATTTTCTATACAGAGCTGGTAAGGTGAATAATCCTACTTGTATGCTTTGTGCTGTTGAGGTGGAAACCAATGACCACTTGTTCATTCACTACTAAGAAACCGTTATTGGATAGTTTTATTATGAAATGGACCTTTTCAGCAGGTGTTGGATCAACCATTTGGGAGTGGAAAAATAAGAAAGGTAGGAAGATGGTCAAGGGGATTTGGGGTATGCTTCAGTTTGCCATTTGGTGGTACAAAAAAATATGGAAATCATGTGTTCACCCCTCTTATATAAGTAATATTTGGAAGATAACCAGAGGTGTCTGCTGTCCAGATGAAAATGCACAAAAAAGGGGTATGAATATTTCTTCTAGATGCTATCTTTGTCATCAGAATCAAGACGTAATGAACCACATGCTTTGGGATTGTGACTATGGTCAAATTCTCCGGAAGTGGATTAGAgatatttttgctttcaaaaATTCAAATTCTTTTAAGGATGTTACAACTTCTTGCAAATCTAGCTCAGTGATATAAGAATTATGGTACATTGCAGCTTTCAATATTATGGTTGATATTTAGTTCACAAGAAATAAAatgttctttgagaatataacTCCTGACAGTGCATCAGCTCAAAAGCGGATAATAAGAATGATCCATGACTGTGAAGTTAGACTCAAGGGATTCATGAACAATTCAGCTTATGATTTACAGGTACTAAAGAGTTTTGGTATAGGTTGCAGCAAAGTCAAAATTTCCATAGCTATAAAATGTGAATTCCCCCTTCCTTCAACTGACAACATCTTATTATGCTGTGATGGTGCTTCAAGGGGGAACCATGGACTTGCTGGATATGGTTTTGTGGCTAGAGATTATACTGGTAAGTTCATCACAGCAGAAATTTGAGACTTGAGAATATCCACAAATTTTGTTGTAGAGATTATGGGGACTATTTGTGCTTTGGAATGGGCTGTAAAGAATCTCCAAACCAAAGCTACCATTAACTCAGGTTCTACTGCTGCTATAAAGACTTTCACGAAGAATAAAATCCTTTGGTTTGTCTGGAGCATATGGAAAATGATTTGCAGAGAGGTCAAATCCATTCACTTCAATCATGTGtatagagaaataaatttctctgCTGATTTTTTTGCTAAAAAGGGAATTTACCACCCACCATGCATAAGATGGAGTTTCGGGATACAATCTACTATAGAAGTAATTGGTGTGTAATTATAAAACCTCCATTCCTTGATAGTTAAGTATTGTTTCACTTCACATCTTTAAACATGTTGTCTACTTTGGCTTCTTATTATGTTTTGTACAAACTTTTTGTATTTTGTATATTTGGTTAATTAATAAAGGTTTTTCGTATTCCACTAATATATACTAAATCCATCTAAAGGATTTACATCAGATAACAAGCTTGGTGGGAGCCTAGCCACAAGCTGGGCTCAAACCCCTTTCTTTACTACCACACTTAATCTTTGGAAAAGAAAATCCCATATACGCACATTATCATCATGGATAGCCATGTAATTGCGAAGACGTTTAACGAAGTCCGTCGTTTCGAGCCCAAGCTTACCAAGAGCTTACGAATAACAACATCTTTGATGTCTTTCCCCAACTCCAAAGTGCAGCTAATACCTTCAGCAAAGGGCGAAACAATGGTCACATCCAAGCAAACATCGCGACCATTATCCCAATTGAGTACCAGAATGTCCGCTAGTCTCAGAGAAGTGCCATTATTAGCAAGGGGACCCAACTCCACCTCCTTACGTGCCGTTACCCCAGCCCGATAACACATGTCAGCGATCATTTCACGCACCAAATCATGTCGAAACTTTAGGCCAACTTCAATCGCACAGTGACAACATGATCACCGAAAACGTCCATTTATCTGTTGCAAAAGGGGCACATGCTGGCCAACTCAAATATGGGAATACCAAGTCTGTAACAAAGTATCGCACTGAACTTCCTGGCACCAATGTGATGATTTAAGCCATCTATAGGAATGGCCAATAAGAAATCCAGGGCATGCTTCAGTTGGCTACTCTGCCAGAGCATCAAATCACGTTCAGACAACTCGAAATTGGAAGTCATGTTCTTCTTTACTACATCAAAATAGACAACTGCCAAGGTTTTCATTGCGTGAGTGGCAGATATATCAACGCATATAGGAGAAATAGGACTACACACCAAATTGAAGGAAGCGGAAGCTCGCACTAGGTGGGCGCTAAAACCACAGATACCAGTGCGCCTCAAGTTAACGGACTAAAGATCAAGAGTCTGAAGACACGATGCTAAATAACAATTGTGCgcagtattttgcatccagtaaACCCCTAAACCGCCTAACCTGAGTGGAAAGGTGGAAAATCTCTGTTGCAAAGGACCAAAGCCAGGACCATCCCCCGTGATCACATGACGCATGAACTTATAAAGTCGAGAGTCTAATAAATCTTGAGCCTCATGTAAGCAGTCCGGTATAGTGGTTCGTAAACCAAAGTACAAACGTGAAACTCCTGCGCAATTTC from Papaver somniferum cultivar HN1 unplaced genomic scaffold, ASM357369v1 unplaced-scaffold_19, whole genome shotgun sequence includes these protein-coding regions:
- the LOC113338968 gene encoding cell division cycle protein 48 homolog is translated as MSILSSSSLVSITKPPSKTSNFLTPAPNFSINLTPEQNCLFSHTRATNLSFNSNHPRIVCSSSSPPSADGNRLGKVGYADVGGLSKQMAQIREVVELPLKHPQFFESIGVKPPKGILLYGPPGTGKTSIARAVANETGAFFSSINGPEIIFSKIGESEELLRKAFAQAGKNAPSIIFIDEIDSIAPKRENTVKGDQLVPQLLTLMDGLNSHAHVIVIGATNKPNSIDPALRRYGRFDREIYIGVPDQVGRLEILRIHTKNMKLAKDVELERISKDTHGFVGADLAALCTEAAFQCIREKIDVINLKGKNIDAKLLNSMLITNEHFRTSLRTINPSALRETTVEVSNVSWKDIGGLDTVKRELQETVRYPVEHPEMFEKFGMSPSKGVLFYGPPGCGKTLLAKAIANECQANFISIKGPELLAKWFGESEANVRGIFDKARQSAPCVIFFDELDSIATQRGSVGSAGGVASAADRVLNQLLTEMDGFNPKKTVFIIGATNRPDVIDPALLRPGRLDQLVYIPLPDEASRLQIFKACLRKSPVSKHVDLQVLAKHTEGFSGADITEICQRACKYAIRENIEKDIEREKKRNDNSKSMEEDWVQDEVPEVTTTHFEESMKYARRSVSDEDIHKYQAFSQTMQQSRGFESEFRFANSTSP